The genomic window CGATAAAGGTTGTCAATATCCATAAGAACGATCGCCTAAAAACCTTACCATCACCAGTTATCAAACACTGCGCGATCGCCCATCCGCCTCCTTGTACCATCAAACTACTATAGAGAAAGACTTTCAGCGATTTTTAGCTTCATCTCAATTAAAACAACTACCCCTCCGCGCTGGAGGCAAAAAATATAGTCTCGTCGCGGGGTTGTTCTCCACCAATTCGCTCTACTTTACCTTGACAACAGGCACACAGAAAATAAAAGCGGATACTGTCAGAATCTGGCTTAATTAACTTACTTAAACGCGATCGCAATTTAGCATATTGCGTATCTGTCAAACTCGGACACTCAAACACGCTCAACTGCACCCATTGACCGTAAGATTTCAAAATATTGAATATCTTAGTTCGTCGCTTATTCTCCGTTATGTCGTAAGTAATCAAAACATTCATGGCTGTTCACTTCAAAATTAAAGGTGGATATTTCTCTATTTCTCCCATCAAATATTTGGCTAATAATCTTGCCTGAATTTCAAAGGCTTCTCGATAGGTACATTGTTTCTGCAAAACTGGATGCTTAAACTTTGACTGCTTTTTGAGTTCGTAAAGACGCAAAAAAGTTCGCAATCCTTCTTTCGTTAAAGAGACAGCATTGCTTAAGGGTTCGGTTGTAAAATCGGTGGGTACAAGACTTCGCTTATTTAACGCCGCTAGAACCACTGCATCGACTACCAAAGGGCGAAACTCCTCCATTAAGTCTAAGGCTAGGGAAGGACGACCATAACGCTCGACGTGCAAATAACCTAAATAAGGGTCAAAGCCTACAATATTGATTGCTCCTTGAACATCGTGACGCAGTAAAGAATAACCAAAGCTGAGTAAGGCATTGACGGGAT from Synechocystis sp. PCC 7509 includes these protein-coding regions:
- the cas2 gene encoding CRISPR-associated endonuclease Cas2, whose translation is MNVLITYDITENKRRTKIFNILKSYGQWVQLSVFECPSLTDTQYAKLRSRLSKLIKPDSDSIRFYFLCACCQGKVERIGGEQPRDETIFFASSAEG